One genomic window of Micrococcus flavus includes the following:
- a CDS encoding lysophospholipid acyltransferase family protein, which produces MGPRSDAGRPTRTERLGYVAPAAVVRPAMRALVRQEWEHTERLPRDGAILAVNHISEIDPLSVAHMVYNQGLLPTIMAKAELWKVPVLRQALQATHMIPVERTRDGGRSLEAARQALASGRVIVVYPEGTVTRDPEGWPMTARTGAVRLALQTGAPLVPVGQWGIQELLPYPSRSLKPFPRTTARMRVGHPVDLDDLRARPMRASVLRTGTDRMMDAITQLVAELRGEPAPAGRWDPRSGRREGASS; this is translated from the coding sequence GTGGGTCCCCGGTCCGACGCCGGCCGCCCGACCCGGACGGAGCGCCTCGGCTACGTGGCGCCCGCCGCGGTGGTCCGTCCGGCGATGCGCGCGCTCGTGCGGCAGGAGTGGGAGCACACGGAGCGCCTGCCGCGGGACGGCGCGATCCTGGCGGTCAACCACATCTCCGAGATCGACCCGCTCTCGGTGGCCCACATGGTCTACAACCAGGGGCTGCTGCCCACCATCATGGCCAAGGCCGAGCTCTGGAAGGTGCCCGTCCTCCGGCAGGCCCTCCAGGCCACCCACATGATCCCGGTGGAGCGCACCCGCGACGGCGGCCGCTCGCTCGAGGCCGCCCGGCAGGCCCTGGCCTCGGGCCGCGTGATCGTCGTCTACCCCGAGGGGACGGTGACGCGCGACCCCGAGGGGTGGCCGATGACCGCGCGCACCGGCGCCGTGCGCTTGGCCCTGCAGACGGGCGCCCCGCTGGTCCCCGTGGGCCAGTGGGGCATCCAGGAGCTGCTGCCGTACCCGAGCCGCTCCCTGAAGCCGTTCCCGCGCACGACGGCACGGATGCGGGTCGGGCATCCGGTGGACCTGGACGATCTGCGCGCGCGGCCGATGAGGGCCTCCGTGCTGCGCACGGGCACCGACCGCATGATGGACGCCATCACGCAGCTGGTCGCCGAGCTGCGCGGCGAGCCCGCCCCGGCCGGCCGCTGGGACCCGCGCTCCGGGCGTCGGGAGGGCGCGTCGTCATGA
- the murA gene encoding UDP-N-acetylglucosamine 1-carboxyvinyltransferase has protein sequence MAKLLTIHGGKPLDGEVTVRGAKNLVPKAMVAALLGSTPSVLRSIPEIKDVDVVSSLLEIHGVTVDWDKESGTITMDPAGVKSALTAEIDAHAGDSRIPILFCGPLMHAIGEAFIPDLGGCKIGDRPIDYHLAVLRNFGAVVDKRPGGISISAPKGLHGAKLELPYPSVGATEQVLLTAVKAEGITELKGAAVEPEIHDLIHVLQKMGAIITVQTDRTIRIEGVSEMRGYTHVALPDRNESASWASAALATGGDIFVRNASQRDLTAFLNTYRKIGGEFDVTDEGIRFWHAGGDLNPLVLETDVHPGFMTDWQQPLVVALTQAKGVSIVHETVYENRFGFTDALVRMGASIQLHRECLGSVPCRFGQRNFLHSAVISGPTPLSGVDFDVPDLRGGFSHLIAALAAEGTSHATGLEIINRGYEKFMDKLQGLGADVELTERQR, from the coding sequence ATGGCGAAGCTGCTGACGATCCACGGAGGCAAGCCCCTGGACGGCGAGGTGACCGTCCGCGGCGCCAAGAACCTGGTCCCGAAGGCCATGGTCGCGGCCCTCCTCGGCTCCACCCCCTCCGTGCTGCGCAGCATCCCGGAGATCAAGGACGTGGACGTCGTCAGCTCGCTGCTCGAGATCCACGGCGTCACCGTGGACTGGGACAAGGAGTCCGGCACCATCACCATGGACCCGGCCGGGGTGAAGTCCGCCCTCACCGCGGAGATCGACGCCCACGCCGGTGACTCCCGCATCCCGATCCTGTTCTGCGGTCCGCTCATGCACGCCATCGGCGAGGCGTTCATCCCCGATCTCGGCGGCTGCAAGATCGGCGACCGCCCGATCGACTACCACCTGGCCGTGCTGCGCAACTTCGGCGCCGTGGTGGACAAGCGTCCCGGCGGCATCTCCATCTCCGCCCCCAAGGGCCTGCACGGCGCCAAGCTGGAGCTGCCCTACCCGTCCGTGGGCGCCACCGAGCAGGTGCTCCTGACCGCGGTCAAGGCCGAGGGCATCACCGAGCTCAAGGGCGCCGCCGTGGAGCCGGAGATCCACGACCTCATCCACGTGCTCCAGAAGATGGGCGCCATCATCACGGTACAGACGGACCGCACCATCCGCATCGAGGGCGTGAGCGAGATGCGCGGCTACACCCATGTGGCCCTGCCGGACCGCAACGAGTCCGCGTCGTGGGCCTCGGCGGCCCTGGCCACCGGCGGCGACATCTTCGTGCGCAACGCGTCCCAGCGGGACCTCACCGCGTTCCTGAACACGTACCGCAAGATCGGCGGCGAGTTCGACGTCACCGATGAGGGCATCCGGTTCTGGCACGCCGGCGGGGACCTGAACCCCCTCGTGCTCGAGACGGACGTGCACCCGGGCTTCATGACCGACTGGCAGCAGCCGCTCGTGGTGGCCCTCACCCAGGCCAAGGGCGTGTCGATCGTCCACGAGACCGTGTACGAGAACCGCTTCGGCTTCACGGACGCACTCGTGCGCATGGGCGCCTCCATCCAGCTGCACCGCGAGTGCCTGGGCTCCGTGCCCTGCCGTTTCGGCCAGCGCAACTTCCTGCACTCGGCCGTCATCTCGGGCCCGACGCCGCTGAGCGGCGTGGACTTCGACGTCCCGGACCTGCGCGGCGGCTTCTCCCACCTCATCGCCGCGCTCGCGGCCGAGGGCACCTCGCACGCCACGGGGCTGGAGATCATCAACCGCGGCTACGAGAAGTTCATGGACAAGCTGCAGGGGCTCGGTGCCGACGTCGAGCTGACCGAGCGGCAGCGGTGA
- the leuD gene encoding 3-isopropylmalate dehydratase small subunit, producing MEKFTTHTGIGVPLRASNVDTDQIIPAVYLKRISRTGFEDALFAGWRQDPEFVLNIEPYSAGSVLVAGADFGTGSSREHAVWALKDYGFRAVVSSRFADIFRGNSAKQGLVAAQVEQQDVERIWKELENQPGAVVTVDLEARTVVCGDVTAPFTIDEDARHRLLHGLDDIAITLDHADEIAAYEARRPAHKPTTLPARTAD from the coding sequence ATGGAGAAGTTCACCACCCACACGGGCATCGGCGTGCCGCTGCGCGCCTCCAACGTGGACACCGACCAGATCATCCCGGCCGTGTACCTCAAGCGCATCTCGCGGACCGGCTTCGAGGACGCCCTGTTCGCCGGCTGGCGTCAGGACCCGGAGTTCGTCCTCAACATCGAGCCCTACAGCGCCGGCTCGGTGCTGGTGGCCGGCGCCGACTTCGGCACCGGATCCTCCCGCGAACACGCGGTGTGGGCCCTCAAGGACTACGGGTTCCGGGCCGTGGTGTCGTCCCGGTTCGCGGACATCTTCCGGGGCAACTCGGCCAAGCAGGGCCTCGTGGCCGCGCAGGTGGAGCAGCAGGACGTCGAGCGCATCTGGAAGGAGCTGGAGAACCAGCCGGGCGCCGTCGTGACCGTGGACCTCGAGGCCCGCACGGTGGTGTGCGGCGACGTCACGGCGCCGTTCACGATCGACGAGGACGCCCGGCACCGGCTGCTGCACGGGCTCGACGACATCGCCATCACCCTGGACCACGCGGACGAGATCGCCGCGTACGAGGCGCGTCGTCCGGCGCACAAGCCCACCACGCTGCCGGCCCGCACCGCCGACTGA
- the leuC gene encoding 3-isopropylmalate dehydratase large subunit, translating into MSTQTPGPRPRTLAEKVWDEHVVVRGSGEGQTRTPDLLYIDLHLVHEVTSPQAFEGLRLAGRPVARPDLTIATEDHNTPTQDIDLPIADATSRTQIETLRANAAEFGVRLHPLGDKEQGIVHVVGPQLGLTQPGLTVVCGDSHTSTHGAFGALAFGIGTSEVEHVLATQTLRLKPFKTMAVTVDGTLRPGVTAKDIILAVIAKIGTGGGQGYVLEYRGEAIRALSMEGRMTICNMSIEAGARAGMVAPDETTFAYLKGRPHAPQGADWDAALEHWRTLRTDEGAEFDAEVVIDADTLEPFVTWGTNPGQGVPLNAAVPAPEDFDDPTAQESARKALAYMDLTPGTPMKEVAVDTVFMGSCTNSRIEDLRAFASVIAGRRKAEGVRVMVVPGSARVRLQAMEEGLDRVFEDFGAEWRFAGCSMCLGMNPDQLVPGERCASTSNRNFEGRQGKGGRTHLVSPVVAAATAVLGRLASPSDLPALEPQEA; encoded by the coding sequence ATGAGCACGCAGACGCCGGGCCCGCGTCCCCGGACGCTGGCCGAGAAGGTCTGGGACGAGCACGTGGTGGTCCGCGGCTCGGGCGAGGGGCAGACCCGGACGCCCGACCTGCTGTACATCGACCTGCACCTGGTCCACGAGGTCACCAGCCCGCAGGCGTTCGAGGGCCTGCGCCTGGCCGGTCGACCGGTCGCCCGCCCGGACCTGACGATCGCCACGGAGGATCACAACACCCCCACGCAGGACATCGACCTCCCGATCGCCGACGCCACCAGTCGCACCCAGATCGAGACGCTGCGCGCCAACGCCGCCGAGTTCGGGGTGCGCCTGCACCCGCTCGGGGACAAGGAGCAGGGCATCGTCCACGTGGTGGGCCCGCAGCTCGGCCTCACCCAGCCCGGGCTCACGGTGGTCTGCGGCGACTCCCACACCTCCACCCACGGCGCCTTCGGCGCGCTCGCGTTCGGCATCGGCACCTCCGAGGTGGAGCACGTGCTGGCCACCCAGACCCTGCGCCTCAAGCCGTTCAAGACCATGGCGGTCACCGTGGACGGCACGCTGCGCCCGGGCGTGACGGCCAAGGACATCATCCTGGCGGTCATCGCGAAGATCGGCACCGGCGGCGGCCAGGGGTACGTCCTGGAGTACCGCGGCGAGGCCATCCGGGCGCTCTCCATGGAGGGCCGCATGACCATCTGCAACATGTCCATCGAGGCCGGCGCCCGCGCCGGCATGGTGGCCCCGGACGAGACCACGTTCGCGTACTTGAAGGGCCGCCCGCACGCTCCGCAGGGCGCCGACTGGGACGCCGCGCTCGAGCACTGGCGCACCCTGCGCACGGACGAGGGCGCCGAGTTCGACGCCGAGGTGGTGATCGACGCCGACACCCTCGAGCCGTTCGTCACGTGGGGCACCAACCCCGGCCAGGGCGTGCCCCTGAACGCGGCCGTGCCGGCCCCGGAGGACTTCGACGACCCCACCGCCCAGGAGTCGGCCCGCAAGGCGCTCGCCTACATGGACCTCACGCCCGGCACGCCCATGAAGGAGGTGGCCGTGGACACCGTCTTCATGGGCTCGTGCACGAACTCGCGCATCGAGGACCTGCGGGCGTTCGCCTCCGTCATCGCGGGCCGCCGCAAGGCCGAGGGGGTGCGCGTGATGGTGGTGCCCGGCTCCGCCCGCGTGCGCCTGCAGGCCATGGAGGAGGGCCTGGACCGCGTGTTCGAGGACTTCGGCGCGGAGTGGCGGTTCGCGGGCTGCTCCATGTGCCTGGGCATGAACCCGGACCAGCTCGTGCCGGGCGAGCGCTGCGCGTCCACCTCGAACCGCAACTTCGAGGGGCGCCAGGGCAAGGGCGGGCGCACCCACCTGGTCTCGCCCGTCGTCGCCGCGGCCACCGCCGTGCTGGGCCGCCTGGCGAGCCCCTCCGACCTGCCCGCCCTCGAGCCCCAGGAGGCCTGA
- a CDS encoding IclR family transcriptional regulator, which yields MRTSHSPDAGELAPALHAHPSGVGVVDKSVAILDALESGPATLAQLVAATGIARPTLHRLAAALTHHRLVAKDLQGRYVLGSRLAELASAAGEDRLTSAAGPVLQWLRDACGESAQVFRRQADARVCVASAERPWGLRDTIPVGTRMSMKAGSAAQVLLAWEDHDRLVEGLAGAVFTPTVLAAVRRRGWAQSLAERESGVASVSAPVRGPNGRVIAAVSISGPLERLSRQPGRMHAESVVAAAGRLTELIRAGDA from the coding sequence ATGCGCACCTCTCACAGTCCGGACGCCGGGGAGCTCGCCCCCGCCCTGCACGCCCACCCGAGCGGGGTGGGGGTGGTGGACAAGTCCGTCGCCATCCTGGACGCACTCGAGTCCGGCCCCGCCACCCTCGCCCAGCTCGTCGCGGCCACCGGGATCGCCCGGCCGACGCTGCACCGGCTCGCCGCCGCGCTGACGCACCACCGCCTGGTGGCCAAGGACCTCCAGGGTCGCTACGTGCTCGGCTCGCGCCTGGCGGAGCTGGCCTCCGCGGCCGGGGAGGACCGGCTCACGTCCGCGGCCGGCCCCGTGCTGCAGTGGCTGCGCGACGCGTGCGGCGAGTCCGCGCAGGTGTTCCGACGCCAGGCGGACGCCCGCGTGTGCGTCGCGAGCGCCGAGCGCCCATGGGGCCTGCGGGACACCATCCCGGTGGGCACCCGCATGTCCATGAAGGCCGGCTCCGCCGCGCAGGTGCTGCTCGCATGGGAGGACCACGACCGGCTCGTCGAGGGCCTGGCCGGCGCCGTGTTCACCCCCACGGTCCTGGCGGCTGTCCGCCGCCGGGGCTGGGCCCAGTCCCTCGCGGAGCGCGAGTCCGGCGTCGCGTCCGTGTCCGCCCCGGTCCGCGGGCCCAACGGCCGCGTGATCGCCGCGGTGTCCATCTCGGGGCCCCTCGAGCGGCTGTCCCGCCAGCCCGGGCGGATGCACGCCGAGTCCGTGGTGGCCGCCGCGGGCCGCCTCACCGAGCTCATCCGCGCCGGTGATGCCTGA
- a CDS encoding UDP-glucose dehydrogenase family protein: MTEIAASPATPSEQDAASAGSTGDGRPRLSVIGTGYLGATHAACMAELGFEVLGVDVDPAKIARLSRGEVPFHEPGLPELLRTHVASGRLRFTTDVAEAARWADVHFIGVGTPQKVGEAAADLTYVDAAVESLARAIDRDALIVGKSTVPVGTARRLSGRVAEIRAEQGLPGQVELAWNPEFLREGFAVQDTLTPDRLVVGVAGPRAEPLLREVYAAQLAADTPWICTDLETAELVKVAANAFLATKISFINAFSEITETVGGDIRTLADAIGHDTRIGRRFLNAGVGFGGGCLPKDIRALQARVSELGLDRTMRFLAEVDDINLRRRDRVVDLAVQMLSAAHGTEADAPAPRGGKTTGPDRQVLQGKRIAVLGVTFKPDSDDVRDSPALDVANRLFTAGADVRVYDPEGNANAAARFPRLEYVGSADAALEDAELVLLLTEWAEFRALDPEEAGRRVAARLLIDGRNVLDVAAWGEAGWTVVGLGHRFDAASLA; this comes from the coding sequence GTGACCGAGATCGCCGCCTCCCCCGCCACCCCGTCCGAGCAGGACGCCGCGTCCGCCGGATCCACCGGGGACGGTCGACCCCGCCTGTCGGTGATCGGCACGGGGTACCTGGGCGCCACGCACGCCGCCTGCATGGCGGAGCTCGGGTTCGAGGTCCTCGGCGTGGACGTGGACCCGGCGAAGATCGCGCGGCTCTCGCGCGGCGAGGTGCCCTTCCACGAGCCCGGGCTGCCGGAGCTGCTGCGGACCCACGTGGCCTCGGGCCGGCTGCGCTTCACCACGGACGTGGCCGAGGCCGCACGGTGGGCGGACGTGCACTTCATCGGCGTCGGCACGCCCCAGAAGGTGGGCGAGGCCGCGGCCGACCTGACCTACGTGGACGCCGCGGTCGAGTCCCTGGCGCGCGCGATCGACCGGGACGCGCTGATCGTGGGCAAGTCCACCGTGCCGGTGGGCACCGCGCGCCGGCTGTCCGGGCGCGTCGCGGAGATCCGAGCCGAGCAGGGCCTGCCCGGGCAGGTGGAGCTGGCCTGGAACCCGGAGTTCCTGCGGGAGGGCTTCGCCGTGCAGGACACCCTGACGCCGGACCGGCTCGTGGTGGGCGTGGCGGGGCCGCGGGCCGAGCCGCTGCTGCGCGAGGTCTACGCCGCCCAGCTGGCCGCCGACACCCCGTGGATCTGCACGGACCTGGAGACCGCCGAGCTGGTGAAAGTCGCCGCCAACGCGTTCCTGGCCACCAAGATCTCCTTCATCAACGCGTTCTCCGAGATCACCGAGACCGTGGGCGGGGACATCCGCACGCTCGCCGACGCGATCGGTCACGACACCCGCATCGGCCGCCGGTTCCTCAACGCCGGCGTCGGCTTCGGCGGCGGCTGCCTGCCCAAGGACATCCGCGCGCTGCAGGCCCGGGTCTCCGAGCTGGGCCTGGACCGCACCATGCGCTTCCTCGCCGAGGTGGACGACATCAACCTCCGCCGTCGGGACCGCGTGGTGGACCTCGCGGTGCAGATGCTCAGTGCGGCCCACGGGACGGAGGCGGACGCCCCGGCCCCCCGCGGCGGCAAGACGACGGGCCCGGACCGTCAGGTGCTCCAGGGCAAGCGGATCGCCGTGCTCGGGGTGACGTTCAAGCCCGACTCGGACGACGTCCGCGACTCCCCCGCCCTGGACGTGGCGAACCGGCTGTTCACCGCGGGCGCGGACGTGCGCGTCTACGACCCCGAGGGCAACGCCAACGCGGCCGCCCGCTTCCCCCGCCTGGAGTACGTGGGCTCGGCCGACGCCGCCCTCGAGGACGCCGAGCTCGTGCTGCTGCTCACGGAATGGGCCGAGTTCCGGGCGCTGGACCCGGAGGAGGCCGGGCGCCGGGTCGCCGCGCGCCTGCTGATCGACGGGCGCAACGTCCTCGACGTGGCGGCGTGGGGCGAGGCCGGCTGGACCGTGGTGGGCCTGGGCCACCGCTTCGACGCGGCGTCCCTGGCCTGA
- a CDS encoding thiamine-phosphate kinase, giving the protein MTSAGAVVGDLAEEQLLELIQARLAPVARDAAWPAGTVPPGDDAAVLPAPRGTVAVSTDAMGEGTDFLMTWPAGVRTRGHDVGWKAAAQNLSDVNAMGAAPSGLVTALTLPRDTPVTWVTALAGGFTAAIRVLGAGDCRVAGGDLGEGDRVHVAVTALGDPPAAGVVRRVPAPQVRARMLAEGAVLVHASGPQGSGWGTPGPGWAAAGLALLLTDRKRLLERAASLDPADRPGARELAHAVRAQLRPRPPLALGPAAAGSGIAAMMDVSDGVGRDAHRLARATGTPDDPLTPWVDEAWLARAAAPLARVAALSRREPEEFVLAGGEDYGLLGLVAVGATVPAGFERIGRLEPAGRRPAGHRPLPERGWDHFGAVR; this is encoded by the coding sequence GTGACGTCCGCGGGCGCCGTCGTCGGGGACCTGGCCGAGGAGCAGCTCCTCGAGCTCATCCAGGCCCGCCTGGCCCCCGTGGCCCGGGACGCGGCGTGGCCGGCGGGCACCGTCCCGCCCGGCGACGATGCCGCCGTGCTGCCCGCCCCGCGCGGCACCGTGGCCGTGTCCACGGACGCCATGGGGGAGGGCACGGACTTCCTGATGACCTGGCCAGCGGGCGTGCGCACCCGCGGGCACGACGTCGGCTGGAAGGCCGCCGCCCAGAACCTCTCCGACGTCAACGCCATGGGGGCCGCCCCCAGCGGGCTGGTCACCGCGCTCACCCTGCCGCGGGACACCCCGGTGACCTGGGTGACCGCCCTCGCCGGCGGGTTCACCGCGGCCATCCGCGTGCTCGGTGCGGGCGACTGCCGGGTGGCCGGGGGGGACCTCGGCGAGGGGGACCGCGTGCACGTGGCCGTGACCGCCCTCGGGGACCCGCCGGCCGCCGGGGTCGTGCGTCGCGTGCCCGCCCCCCAGGTGCGCGCGCGGATGCTCGCCGAGGGCGCCGTGCTCGTCCACGCCTCGGGCCCGCAGGGGTCCGGCTGGGGCACGCCCGGACCCGGCTGGGCGGCGGCGGGGCTGGCGCTGCTGCTGACCGACCGGAAGCGCCTGCTCGAGCGCGCCGCGTCCCTGGACCCCGCCGACCGCCCGGGCGCCCGTGAGCTGGCCCACGCCGTGCGTGCGCAGCTGCGCCCCCGGCCGCCCCTGGCCCTCGGCCCTGCGGCGGCGGGGTCGGGGATCGCCGCCATGATGGACGTGTCCGACGGCGTCGGACGCGACGCGCACCGGCTCGCCCGCGCCACGGGCACTCCGGACGACCCCCTCACCCCGTGGGTGGACGAGGCGTGGCTGGCCCGGGCCGCCGCGCCGCTGGCCCGCGTGGCCGCGCTGAGCCGACGGGAGCCCGAGGAGTTCGTGCTGGCCGGCGGCGAGGACTACGGGCTCCTCGGCCTCGTGGCGGTCGGGGCGACGGTCCCCGCGGGGTTCGAGCGCATCGGGCGGCTCGAGCCCGCGGGGCGCCGTCCCGCCGGCCACCGTCCCCTGCCGGAACGGGGCTGGGACCACTTCGGCGCCGTCCGCTGA
- a CDS encoding GTPase, protein MSRTAAPSLAERLDALGTAAELAQDRLPDPVVADAAAAVRAAGERQSLSAEHTVVGFFGATGSGKSSLFNALTGRELAGVAATRPTTSEPLAAVWGVGRGEGRDGEGGGAAALLDWLGVPRRHLLDDAPVLDGGRRGFLGFGRTDGADATGLILLDLPDIDSVQRSHRDVTARLAGHVDVLVWVVDPEKYADAVIHRDFLATMASHAAVTLVLLNQVDRLTVQDRDSVLASLRRMLSGHGLGDVRVLPVSARTEEGLEEVGRQIAAIVSSRGAAAERLGADVTARARALEEASGPGGPAGVGDDDARRLGRDLATAGGVPAVVRAVEGSYRLRSAKRTSWPVLRWMHSFRADPLRRLHLLPERAVGRRDRDPVQRDPDLHRTSLPERTQTQRAVVEGAVRTLVTSASAGASEPWAASVRRAGRAHLDELPAAVDRAIAGTDLGAAKGSWWWPVLDVLQWLALATAVVGAGWLGVLALAAYLQFPLPPAPAVEGFPIPTLLLVGGLALGLLLALLAIPLTRLTAASRGKRARRRLEESTTAAGRELVVDPVRAEIERHARFRDALARATGAGVRARSRR, encoded by the coding sequence ATGAGCCGCACCGCCGCCCCCTCCCTCGCCGAGCGCCTCGATGCCCTCGGCACCGCGGCCGAGCTCGCCCAGGACCGCCTGCCGGACCCCGTGGTGGCGGACGCCGCCGCGGCCGTCCGCGCCGCGGGGGAGCGCCAGAGCCTCTCGGCGGAGCACACCGTGGTGGGCTTCTTCGGCGCCACCGGCTCCGGCAAGTCCTCCCTGTTCAACGCCCTCACCGGGCGTGAGCTGGCCGGTGTCGCCGCGACCCGCCCCACCACGTCCGAGCCGCTGGCCGCGGTGTGGGGCGTGGGTCGCGGCGAGGGCCGCGACGGCGAGGGCGGCGGCGCCGCCGCCCTGCTGGACTGGCTGGGCGTGCCCCGACGGCACCTGCTGGACGACGCGCCCGTGCTCGACGGCGGCCGCAGGGGCTTCCTGGGCTTCGGCCGCACGGACGGCGCGGACGCCACGGGCCTGATCCTGCTCGACCTGCCGGACATCGACTCCGTGCAGCGCTCCCACCGGGACGTCACCGCCCGCCTGGCCGGCCACGTGGACGTGCTCGTGTGGGTGGTGGACCCGGAGAAGTACGCCGACGCCGTCATCCACCGCGACTTCCTCGCCACCATGGCCTCCCATGCCGCGGTGACCCTCGTGCTGCTGAATCAGGTGGACCGCCTCACGGTGCAGGACCGCGACTCCGTCCTGGCCTCCCTGCGCCGCATGCTCTCCGGCCACGGCCTCGGCGACGTGCGCGTGCTGCCCGTCTCCGCCCGCACGGAGGAGGGCCTCGAGGAGGTCGGGCGGCAGATCGCCGCGATCGTCTCCTCCCGCGGGGCCGCCGCCGAGCGCCTCGGCGCGGACGTCACGGCCCGCGCCCGGGCCCTCGAGGAGGCCTCCGGCCCGGGTGGGCCCGCCGGCGTGGGCGACGACGACGCCCGCCGCCTCGGCCGCGACCTCGCCACGGCCGGCGGCGTGCCCGCCGTGGTCCGGGCCGTGGAGGGCTCCTACCGGCTGCGCTCGGCCAAGCGGACCAGCTGGCCCGTGCTGCGCTGGATGCACTCGTTCCGCGCCGACCCGCTGCGCCGGCTGCACCTGCTGCCCGAGCGCGCCGTCGGGCGCCGGGACCGGGACCCCGTGCAGCGCGATCCCGACCTGCACCGCACGTCGCTGCCCGAGCGCACGCAGACCCAGCGCGCCGTCGTCGAGGGCGCTGTCCGGACCCTCGTCACCTCCGCGTCGGCGGGCGCGTCCGAGCCGTGGGCGGCCTCGGTGCGCCGGGCCGGCCGCGCGCACCTGGACGAGCTGCCCGCCGCCGTCGACCGCGCGATCGCCGGCACCGACCTGGGCGCCGCGAAGGGCAGCTGGTGGTGGCCCGTGCTGGACGTGCTGCAGTGGCTCGCGCTGGCCACGGCCGTGGTCGGCGCCGGATGGCTCGGTGTGCTCGCCCTGGCCGCGTACCTGCAGTTCCCCCTGCCGCCGGCCCCCGCCGTGGAGGGCTTCCCGATCCCCACCCTGCTGCTCGTGGGCGGCCTGGCCCTCGGGCTGCTGCTGGCCCTGCTCGCGATCCCGCTCACCCGCCTCACGGCGGCCTCCCGGGGAAAGCGGGCGCGCCGCCGCCTCGAGGAGTCGACGACCGCCGCCGGCCGCGAGCTCGTGGTGGATCCGGTCCGTGCCGAGATCGAGCGTCACGCGCGCTTCCGCGACGCCCTCGCCCGGGCCACGGGCGCCGGCGTCCGGGCGCGCTCGCGGCGGTGA